The genomic interval CGTGGTCGCGCAGCTCGGTGCCTCCCACACGCGAGGTCGTCGGCCGGGGGACGAGCACCTGGCGCACGGCGGGCTTGAGCATGGTGCCCGGGTACAGGCGCTTCATGCGCATGGCCACCGAGTCGGGCAGATCGAGGTGGGCGAAGCGGATCATCTTGCCCTGCGCCTGCACCTCCTCGAGGCCGGCGTCGCGGCATTCCAGGCGGAAGCGGGCCACGTCCAGCAGCACCTCGACCGGGGCCGGCGGCGCGCCGTAGCGGTCCGTGAGCTCGGCGCGGACCTCCTCGATGGTCGCGGGATCGCTCGCACCGGAGAGCTTCGAGTAGGCCTCGAGGCGCAGGCGCTCGGAGGCGATGTAGTCGTGGGGCACATGGGCGTCCAGCGGCAGCTCGACCTTGACGTCCTTGGTGGGCGCGGTGGACTCGCCGCGGAAGGCCGCGACGGCCTCCCCCACCATCCGCACGTAGAGGTCGAAGCCGACGCCGGCGATGTGTCCGGACTGCTCGCCGCCCAGCAGGTTGCCGGCGCCGCGGATCTCGAGGTCCTTCATGGCGACCTGCATGCCCGCGCCGAGATCGGTGTTGGTGGCCAGCGTGGTGAGGCGGTCCGAGGCGGTCTCGGTGAGCGGCTTCGACCCGTCGTAGAGGAAGTACGAGTAGGCGCGCTCGCTCGAGCGGCCCACGCGACCGCGCAGCTGGTGCAGCTGGGAGAGGCCGAAGCGGTCGGCGTTCTCGACGATCAGCGTGTTGGCGTTGGCGATGTCCAGGCCGGTCTCGACGATCGTGGTGCACACGAGCACGTCGAACTCCTTCTCCCAGAAGTCGACGATGACCCGCTCGAGCTGGTTCTCGTTCATCTTGCCGTGGGCGACCTGCACGCGCGCGTCGGGCACGAGCTCGCGCAGCCGCTGGGCGGTGGCGTCGATGTCCTCGACGCGGTTGTGGATGAAGAAGACCTGGCCCTCCCGCAGCAGCTCGCGGCGGATCGCGGCGGTGATCTGCTTGTCGTCCTCCGCACCCACGTAGGTGAGCACGGGATGGCGCTCCTCGGGCGGGGTCGCGAGCGTGGACATCTCACGGATGCCGGTCACGGCCATCTCGAGGGTGCGCGGGATCGGCGTGGCGGACATGGACAGCACGTCCACGTTCGTGCGCATCGCCTTGAGGGTCTCCTTGTGCTCGACGCCGAAGCGCTGCTCCTCGTCGATGATCAGCAGGCCCAGGTCCTTGAATCGCACCTGCCCCGTGATCAGGCGGTGGGTGCCGATGACCACGTCGACGCTGCCGTCGCGCAGGCCCTCGATGGTGGCCTGGGAGTCGGCATCGGACTGGAAGCGGGAGAGCCCGCGCACGGTGACGGGGAAGCCCGTGAAGCGCTCGGTGAAGGTGTCCAGATGCTGCTGGGAGAGCAGCGTCGTGGGGGCGAGCACGGCGACCTGCTTGCCGTCCTGGACGGCCTTGAAGGCGGCGCGCACCGCGATCTCCGTCTTGCCGTAGCCGACGTCGCCGAGGATCAGGCGGTCCATCGGGACCGCCTTCTCCATGTCGCCCTTGACGTCGTCGATCGTGGAGAGCTGATCGGGGGTCTCGACGAACTCGAAGGAGTCCTCGAGCTCGCGCTGCCAGGGGGTGTCGGGGCCGAAGGAGTGGCCGGGCGCGCTCTGGCGCGCGGAGTACAGGCGGACGAGCTCGTCGGCGATCTCGCGGATCGCCTTGCGGGCCCGCGACTTGGTCTTCGCCCAGTCGGCGCCGCCCATGCGGTTGACCGTGGGGTCCTCGCCGCCGACGTACTTGGTGACCTGGTCGAGCTGGTCGCTGGGGACGTACAGCCGGTCCCCCGGCTGCCCCTTCTTCGAGGCCGCGTACTCGATGACGAGGTACTCGCGGGTGGTCGCCTTGGCGCCGGAGCCCACGGTGCGGCTGGTCATCTCGACGAAGCGGCCGACGCCGTGGTGCGCGTGGACGACGTGGTCGCCCGGCCGCAGCTGCAGGGGGTCCACGACGTTGCGGCGGCGCGAGGGGATCCGCCGCTCGCCCCCGGCGCGGCGCTGGCCCGTCTTGCCGGTGACGTCGCGCTCGGAGATCACCATGAGCCGGAGCGACTCGTCGACGAGGCCGTCGGCGAAGGGGCCGACCGTGACGATCGGCTCGCCCGGTGCGGGCGGCACGTCGAGCGGATGGACGTACCGCGCGGGCACGCTCTGTTCCTGGAGCGACTCGGCGGCGTGGCGGGCCCCGCCGCTGCCGGTCATCGTGACCACGATCCGCCAGCCCTCGGTGCGGCGGGCGGTGAGGTCCTTCGCGATGTCCTCGCCGCGACCGGAGTATCCGGGGTGGTTCACGGCGCGCGCGGTGAGGTCGACGTCGGTCTCGAGGCCGAAGGGTGCGAGGGTGTGCCAGCGCTGGCCGCGGGAGCGGGCGTGCTCGTGCACGTCCGGGAGCGGCACGAAGCTCGCCTCGCCCACGTCGATGGGAAGTCCGCCGCCCGCGGCGGCGCTCGACCAGGCCGCGGCGAGGAACTCGTCGGTCGTGGAGACCAGCTCCGCCCCCCGGGCGCGCACGCGCTCGGGGTCGATCACGAGGAAGCGGGAGTCCGCGGGGAGCACGTCGACGACCTGCTCCATCTCCCCCACCAGCACGGGGCTGAGCGATTCCATCCCGTCCACGGCGATGCCGGCGGCGATCCGCTCGAGCATGTCGCGCACGCCCGGGAGCTTCTCGGCCATGTCCCGGGCGCGCTCGCGCACGGTCTCGCTGAGCAGGATCTCGCGGCAGGGCGCGGCGTCCAGCCCGTGGGGCACGGACTCCAGGGAGCGCTGGTCGGCGATGGAGAAGTACCGGACCTCGTCGACCTCGTCGCCGAACAGGTCCACGCGCACGGGGTGGGGCTCGGTGGGCGGGAAGACGTCGAGGATCCCGCCGCGCACGGCGAACTCGCCGCGCTTCTCGACCATGTCGGTGCGCACGTAGGCGGCGTCGACGAGGTCCTGCTCGAGGCGCTCGAGCGGATAGTCGTCACCCACGCGGGCGCGCACGGCGCGCAGGTCGCCGAGTCCCTTCGCGATCGGCTGCAACAGGCTGCGCACCGGGAGCAGGAGCACGCTGACGCCCTGCTCGGTCTCGGGGTGGGCGATGCGCCGCAGGGTCTGCAGGCGCCGGGCGACGGTGTCGGCGCGCGGGGACAGCCGCTCGTGCGGGAGGGTCTCCCAGGCGGGCAGCTCGGCCACGTGCGCGGTGCCGACCATCGCCTCGAGGGCGGCGCGCGCGTCCTCGGCCGCACGGGTCGTGGCGGTGAGCACGACGAGGGGCGACTCGGGCGTGGCGCTGCGCGCGAGGTCGGCGACCGCGAAGGGCACCAGGGAGGTCGGGGCGACGGTCGCCGACTCCTCGACGGGGACGTCGGAGGCGGCCGGGTCGGGGGCGACGAGCTCGCGCAGGCGCGCGAGGTCCTCACCGCCCGCGACGAGGTCGAGCAGCGGGGCGAGCGGGGCCGACGGAGCCGGCGGGTTCGAGGCGGTCATCGGGCCTCCCGGGAGTGGACGGTCTGCTGGGCGGCGGTGAGGCCCTCGAGGACGAGCAGCTCGAGCGCGTCCCCAGCCTCGTCGATCACGAGGTCGAGCTCCTTGCGCTCGGCGGGGCGGAAGGGCGCGAGCACGTGATCCGCGGTGTCCTGACGGCCGGGCGGCCGGCCCACCCCGACGCGCACACGCAGGTAGTCCTTGGTGCCGAGGGCCTTGGTGATGTCCCGCAGCCCGTTGTGGCCGCCCTCTCCCCCGCCCCGTTTGAGGCGGAGGGCGCCGAAGGGGAGGTCGACCTCGTCGTGCACGACGATCACGTGCTCGGGATCGACGCCGTAGAAGGAGGCGAGGGCGGAGACGGGGCCGCCGGAGGTGTTCATGAACCCGGTGGACTTCGCGAGGATCGTGCGGGCGCCCGCCCCGGGCGGGCCCATCCGTCCCTCGATGACGACGGCGGGGGCGCGTCGGGCCGATTTGAAGCGACCGCCGGTCTGGGCGGCGACGCGGTCGAGCACCATCTGGCCGATGTTGTGCCGGGTGGTCGCGTAGGAGGGGCCCGGGTTGCCGAGGCCGACGACGAGGAAGGTCTCGTTCGCGGTGGTCATGGGGGCATCCTCCAGGGGCGATGTGGGGCGGGGACCTGGGAGACGCTACCGGGGCGCCGCGCAGTGCGCGACGCCCCGGTCACGAGCTGTGAGCAAGCGATCGCAGGGGCGACCGCCCGGGCTCACTCCTCCTTCTCGGACTCCTCCGAGGACTCCTCGGCGTCCTCCGAGGACTCCTCGCCCTCGGCGGTCTCCTCGCCCTCGGTCTCCTCCTCGGGCTCCTCCTCGACGCGCGGCAGCTGCACCGCGACGACGAGCAGCTCCGGATCGGTGATGAGCTCGGTGCCCTGGGGAAGGACGACGTCGCCGGCGAACAGCTGGTAGCCGTCCTCCTGCTCCTCGACGGAGATCTCGATGCTCTCGGGCACCGCGAGGGCGTCCACGGAGAGGGTAAGCGACTGGGCGTCGACGACCGCGATCGCCGGGGAGACGGGCTCGCCGGTGACGTAGACGGGGATGTCGACCTCGACCTTCTCGCCGCGGCGGACGAGGATCAGGTCGAGGTGGGTGATGTTGCGCGACAGCGGGTGGCGCTGGATCTCCTTGATGAGGCCCAGGTGCGACTCGCCGTCGGGGAGGGTGAGGTCCAGCAGCGCGTTGGCGTTGCGGGCGGCCAGTGCGGTCTCGTGGCCGGGCAGCACGAGGTGCACCGGATCGGTGCCGTGGCCGTACAGGACGGCGGGGATCTTGTTCTCGCTGCGGATGCGGCGGGCAGCGCCCTTGCCGAACTCCTCGCGCTTCTCGACGTTCAGCTTCTCAGCCATGGGGATGCTCCTTGCGGTTTCCGGGCGGCGAGCGCACGCCGCGGAACCGGGCGCCCTCGCCGAGGGAGCCGTCCCGCACCGCGTCGATCACGGAGAGCGGATGCTCTCCCTCGCCGAAGTGACCCGGGGAGATTACCACGGGCTGGCCCGACGCAGGACGGCCGGGCGAGGGGGCTCACAGCCCCGCGCCCGGCCGTCCGCCGATGCGACTGCCGATGCGTCCGCCCGGGGTCAGACCTCGCCGTCGAAGAGGCTGGTGACGGAGCCGTCGTCGAAGACCGCGCGGATGGCGCGGGCGAGCAGCGGGGCGATCGAGAGCTGGGTGAGCCCGTCGAACCACTTCTCCTCGGGGATCGGCAGGGTGTTGGTGCAGATGACCTCGCGCACGCTGCTGCTGCGCAGGCGCTCGGCGGCGGGGTCGGAGAGGATCGGGTGGGTGGTCGCCACGATGACGCTCGCGGCGCCGTTCGCCTTCAGCGCCTCGACGGCCTGCACGATGGTGCCGGCGGTGTCGATCATGTCGTCCACCAGCACGCAGGTCTTCCCCGCCACGTCGCCGATGACGCGCTTGGCGACGGCCTGGTTGGGCTTCTTGGGGTCGCGCGACTTGTGGATGAAGGCCAGGTTCACGCCGCCCAGGCGCTTGGCCCACTGCTCGGCCACGCGGATGCGGCCGGCGTCGGGCGAGACGACCGTGAGGTCCTCCTCGCCGTACTTCGAGCTCACGTAGTCCGCGAGGATCGGCAGCGCCATGAGGTGGTCGAGCGGGCTGTTGAAGTAGCCCTGGACCTGCGGGGCGTGCAGGTCCACGGAGATCATGCGGTCGATGCCGGCGGTCTCGTAGAGGTCGGCCATGAGGCGCGCGGAGATCGGCTCGCGGCCGCGGTGCTTCTTGTCCTGGCGGGCGTAGGGGAAGGAGGGGGCGATCGCGGTGACGCGCTTGGCGGAGGCCCGCTTGAGCGCATCGATCATGATCAGGTGCTCCATCACCCACTGGTTGATCGGGGCGGGCGTGGACTGGAGCACGAAGGCGTCGGCGCCGCGCACCGACTCGCCGTAGCGCACGTAGATCTCGCCGTTGGCGAAGTCCCAGGCGTCCATCGGGAGCACGTCGACCCCGAGCTCCTCGGCGACCTCCTGGGCGAGCACGGGATGAGCCCTCCCGGAGACCAGGACCAGCCGCTTCTCGCCTGTCGCGGTGATACCGCTCATCAGTTCTCCTGTTCCTTCCCGTCCTCGGACGAAGACGCCTCCGTCTCGCCGGCGCCGACCTGGGCGGCGCGCGCCGCCTCGTCGGCGACGGTGCCGGGCCGTCGGCGCGAGGTCCATCCTTCCACGATCTTCATGGTGGTGTCGTTGACGGCCAGCGCCCCGGGCGGGACGTCCTCGAGGATCGTGGTGCCGCCGCCGGTCACCGCCCCGTCACCGATCTCGACGGGGGCGATGATCACGTTGTCGGCGCCGACCTTCGCATGACGGCCGACCCGCGAGCGGTGCTTGTCGACCCCGTCGTAGTTCGCGAAGATCGTGGCGGCCCCGATGTTGGTGCCCTCGCCGATCTCGGCGTCCCCCACGTAGCTGAGGTGGGGCACCTTCGCGCCGTCGCCGATCTGGGCGTTCTTCGTCTCGCAGAAGCCGCCGATCTTGCCGTCCGCGCCCAGCACGGTGCCCGGACGCAGGTAGGTGAAGGGGCCGACGGACGCCCCGGGGCCGATCTCGGCGAGCAGGGCGTGGGTGCGCACCACGCTCGCGCCGTCGTCGACCTCGGTGTCCTCGAGGGTCGAGTCGGGGCCCAGGCGGACGTCCTCGCCGATCGTGGTCGCGCCCAGCAGCTGCACGCCGGGCTGGATCACGGTGTCCTGGCCGATCGAGACCTCGGCGTCGACCCAGGTGGTCGCGGGATCGACGATCGTGACGCCCGCGCGCATGTGGCGCTCGAGGAGGCGGCGACGCATCTCGGACCCGAGCTGGGCGAGCTGGACGCGGTCGTTCACGCCCTCGACGAGCATCGCGTCCTCGGTGACCAGGGAGCGCACTGCTCCGCCCTCGGCGCGCGCGATCGCGAGCACGTCGGTGAGGTACATCTCGCCCTGGGCGTTGTCGGTGGTGAGCTGGCCGAGGGCACGGCGCAGCACGTCGACGTCGAAGGCGTAGATGCCGGAGTTGATCTCGTCGATCGCGCGCTGCTCCTCGTCGGCGTCCTTGTGCTCGACGATCGCGGCGACCTCGCCGGACTGCGCGTCGCGCAGGATGCGGCCGTAGCCGGTGGGGTCCGCGACGCGGGCGGTGAGCACGGTGACGGCGCTCCCCGCGCCCTCGTGCGCGGCGACGAGCTCGGTGAGCGTCGCCGCATCCAGCAGCGGCACGTCCCCGTAGGTGACGAGCACGGTGCCGGAGGAGGCGCCTACCTGCTCGAGTCCGCACTGGACGGCGCGTCCCG from Brachybacterium kimchii carries:
- the mfd gene encoding transcription-repair coupling factor; translation: MTASNPPAPSAPLAPLLDLVAGGEDLARLRELVAPDPAASDVPVEESATVAPTSLVPFAVADLARSATPESPLVVLTATTRAAEDARAALEAMVGTAHVAELPAWETLPHERLSPRADTVARRLQTLRRIAHPETEQGVSVLLLPVRSLLQPIAKGLGDLRAVRARVGDDYPLERLEQDLVDAAYVRTDMVEKRGEFAVRGGILDVFPPTEPHPVRVDLFGDEVDEVRYFSIADQRSLESVPHGLDAAPCREILLSETVRERARDMAEKLPGVRDMLERIAAGIAVDGMESLSPVLVGEMEQVVDVLPADSRFLVIDPERVRARGAELVSTTDEFLAAAWSSAAAGGGLPIDVGEASFVPLPDVHEHARSRGQRWHTLAPFGLETDVDLTARAVNHPGYSGRGEDIAKDLTARRTEGWRIVVTMTGSGGARHAAESLQEQSVPARYVHPLDVPPAPGEPIVTVGPFADGLVDESLRLMVISERDVTGKTGQRRAGGERRIPSRRRNVVDPLQLRPGDHVVHAHHGVGRFVEMTSRTVGSGAKATTREYLVIEYAASKKGQPGDRLYVPSDQLDQVTKYVGGEDPTVNRMGGADWAKTKSRARKAIREIADELVRLYSARQSAPGHSFGPDTPWQRELEDSFEFVETPDQLSTIDDVKGDMEKAVPMDRLILGDVGYGKTEIAVRAAFKAVQDGKQVAVLAPTTLLSQQHLDTFTERFTGFPVTVRGLSRFQSDADSQATIEGLRDGSVDVVIGTHRLITGQVRFKDLGLLIIDEEQRFGVEHKETLKAMRTNVDVLSMSATPIPRTLEMAVTGIREMSTLATPPEERHPVLTYVGAEDDKQITAAIRRELLREGQVFFIHNRVEDIDATAQRLRELVPDARVQVAHGKMNENQLERVIVDFWEKEFDVLVCTTIVETGLDIANANTLIVENADRFGLSQLHQLRGRVGRSSERAYSYFLYDGSKPLTETASDRLTTLATNTDLGAGMQVAMKDLEIRGAGNLLGGEQSGHIAGVGFDLYVRMVGEAVAAFRGESTAPTKDVKVELPLDAHVPHDYIASERLRLEAYSKLSGASDPATIEEVRAELTDRYGAPPAPVEVLLDVARFRLECRDAGLEEVQAQGKMIRFAHLDLPDSVAMRMKRLYPGTMLKPAVRQVLVPRPTTSRVGGTELRDHELLAWARKVLGVLKPAPAEDAA
- the glmU gene encoding bifunctional UDP-N-acetylglucosamine diphosphorylase/glucosamine-1-phosphate N-acetyltransferase GlmU — translated: MNVPAPAAVIVLAAGAGTRMRSRTPKVLHPLCGRSLLLHAIEAARGTSPAQLIAVVRHEREKVAGHLAEHAPDVLIADQDAVPGTGRAVQCGLEQVGASSGTVLVTYGDVPLLDAATLTELVAAHEGAGSAVTVLTARVADPTGYGRILRDAQSGEVAAIVEHKDADEEQRAIDEINSGIYAFDVDVLRRALGQLTTDNAQGEMYLTDVLAIARAEGGAVRSLVTEDAMLVEGVNDRVQLAQLGSEMRRRLLERHMRAGVTIVDPATTWVDAEVSIGQDTVIQPGVQLLGATTIGEDVRLGPDSTLEDTEVDDGASVVRTHALLAEIGPGASVGPFTYLRPGTVLGADGKIGGFCETKNAQIGDGAKVPHLSYVGDAEIGEGTNIGAATIFANYDGVDKHRSRVGRHAKVGADNVIIAPVEIGDGAVTGGGTTILEDVPPGALAVNDTTMKIVEGWTSRRRPGTVADEAARAAQVGAGETEASSSEDGKEQEN
- a CDS encoding ribose-phosphate diphosphokinase codes for the protein MSGITATGEKRLVLVSGRAHPVLAQEVAEELGVDVLPMDAWDFANGEIYVRYGESVRGADAFVLQSTPAPINQWVMEHLIMIDALKRASAKRVTAIAPSFPYARQDKKHRGREPISARLMADLYETAGIDRMISVDLHAPQVQGYFNSPLDHLMALPILADYVSSKYGEEDLTVVSPDAGRIRVAEQWAKRLGGVNLAFIHKSRDPKKPNQAVAKRVIGDVAGKTCVLVDDMIDTAGTIVQAVEALKANGAASVIVATTHPILSDPAAERLRSSSVREVICTNTLPIPEEKWFDGLTQLSIAPLLARAIRAVFDDGSVTSLFDGEV
- a CDS encoding 50S ribosomal protein L25/general stress protein Ctc, which gives rise to MAEKLNVEKREEFGKGAARRIRSENKIPAVLYGHGTDPVHLVLPGHETALAARNANALLDLTLPDGESHLGLIKEIQRHPLSRNITHLDLILVRRGEKVEVDIPVYVTGEPVSPAIAVVDAQSLTLSVDALAVPESIEISVEEQEDGYQLFAGDVVLPQGTELITDPELLVVAVQLPRVEEEPEEETEGEETAEGEESSEDAEESSEESEKEE
- the pth gene encoding aminoacyl-tRNA hydrolase; this encodes MTTANETFLVVGLGNPGPSYATTRHNIGQMVLDRVAAQTGGRFKSARRAPAVVIEGRMGPPGAGARTILAKSTGFMNTSGGPVSALASFYGVDPEHVIVVHDEVDLPFGALRLKRGGGEGGHNGLRDITKALGTKDYLRVRVGVGRPPGRQDTADHVLAPFRPAERKELDLVIDEAGDALELLVLEGLTAAQQTVHSREAR